In Spirochaetota bacterium, the DNA window GCGGTTTGGATTGCTTGAGTATATCTTTTTGTCTCTACAAGATTACTTATTTCAGCAAAAACATTCTCAATCTCTATCTCTTCCTTGAGTGATATGTTCTTTGGTAGGTTAATAGTGATGATGATAAAACTTGCTTTTATCGCTTTCAAGTTTTCTTTGTTCCTTTCGTAAGCATTTTCTATTATTGCGTTTATTTCGTCATCCTTTGGTTCTTCTGATAAAAACTTTTTTAGTTTATCATCCGAAGTTATGAGCCTTGAAACGATATATTGTTGCTTTATCTCCGCTACATAGTCTTTATAGTATGTTTTTTCTTTTTGAACTGCCTTTTTAATGTCTTCATCCACTATATTAGCAACGAGTTTATCATCATCAGGAATGATAATATTCTTTTCTTTTCCTATCACATAAACCATCTTTTCGGTTATGAGTTTTTCCATAATCTCTCTATCAGATATGGTGTTAGTATCCCCAAGAGATGAAATTCTTGATATAAAGAACTGTTTTCTTTTTTCAAATTCAAGTGATGTAATTACTTCACTTCTACCTACTACTGCTATGACTCTATCCAATACATTCCTTTGAGTATTCTGTGAGAAGAGTAGAGTAGGTATGATGAAGAATATAAGTAGCACTAAAAATCTCTTCATAGACACTCCCTTAACTTGTATTCAGAATTATGTATGTTTTTTGAATATGCTGACAAAATATTGTTCTTCAACGAAGTCAAAATCCATAACTAGGATAAGCCTTTTCTCTCTTGGTCTACCATAATTGATTTAGGTAAACTTCTCAAAGACCGTCTAAGGGTTAAACAAATTTTTGAGACTGATGAAGGTCGTGTAGCATTAGAGTTAAGTAAGTGGGTAAACAGTTTAGAGTTCTATTCTAGCAACCTAAATCAAAATTTAGAATCTTTAGCTTTAGAACAATTTGTTGTCTTTTTCATTCTTTTCGTTGATTTTCTTGACTGTTTTGAGATTGAATATTGCTTTGAATTTGTTTTCATCTGTTATGTGAGTGTATATCTGCGTTGCGAGGATACTTTTGTGTCCTAGTAATTCTTGAACTGATCGTAAGTCTGCTCCGCTTTTAAGCATTTCGGTTGCGAAGGTGTGTCTGAAAGTATGAACGGATACCTTACTATCAAGACCTGATAGAATGACGTGCTTTTTGATTGTTTTCCAGACACTTACTCTACTTATCTTCTTGCCAAGCCTTGATATGAAAACAAAACCGTCATCGTTTGAGAGTTTCTCTAATGTTTTCTTTCTGACTAGTAAGTATTCTATTAGATATCTCTTTGCGATACTACCGATAGGAATAAGCCTCTGTTTATTCCCCTTACCTCTCACGATTATGTAGTCGTTGTTAAGGTTAATATCTTCAAGTTTTAGATTCACGAGTTCTGAAACTCTGACACCACAAGAGAAGAGTAGTTCAACTATGGTAATGTCTCTAACTTTTCTTGCATCGTTTGGTTCGTTCTGAAGAATACTGTTCTTAACCATTTCAACTTCCTGTTCTGTTAGGAATAGTGGGATATCTCTTGCTATTTTTGGTCTTTCTATAAACTCTGAAGGGTTTTCATCAATGTATTCGTTTATTACGAGGTATTTGAAGAATGTTCTTATTGACGATACATACCTTGCTGTCGTTGTTGCTTCAACTCCCCTTTTGGCACAGAGGTTTATGTAGTTTTGTATGTCTTGAGGTGAAACTTTAGTTATTTCAATCTTCTCATTCTCAAGGTATTTGATGAATTCTGTAAGGTCAAACCTGTATGAATTAACAGTATTTTCAGATAAGCCTCTATCGTAGGATAGGTAGTTTAGAAAGCCTAAAAGTATCTTTCTGTTATCCTCATTCATATAAAAATTATCTAAACAGAACGGTGCTACTTTCTATATCCTGGCAGTGTATATTTTCGCAACAAAATTCATTACTAGGTTTTCAAACGAGGTTTTAGTCTTTTTGCCAATATGTTTTTGATACTAACCAATTTGTTGATAATCAAAGCCATGTTTAGCCTTCTAGGTGCTTGGTAGAAGAATATTTCTGGGTTTTAAGGAACTATAAAGGAAAGAGGAAATTTTACCTCAATTGTTGGTTTAGGATTGATGTCTTTACTTGGTTTTTGATATCCGATAATTTTTTTGTATTATATTCTTATGATAAGAGTAGTTTGTTTGGTTTTGTTGGTATTTATATTTTCTGTTAGTTCTTTTGCTTTCAACTCGTTTAAGTATCTTGATGTTATAACCGTAGGTAGTGAAGGCTTCTCTCAACCGACAAAAATATTCAATTCATACTCTTCTAGTCTATTCACTTCACCACAATGGCTAGGTTTAAACAACGAGTATTCTCTAGGTATGTTTTTGAATAACTTTATCGGAGGCCCTCTTTTCTCATTTTCAGGTCATTTCAAGATACTAGAACAACCTCTAATTCTGGGGTTATCAACGCTAAACTCGTCTTCAGAGGTATATACATCATCACTTGAAAATATAGGCTACTTCAATCAGTTATTCTTTCTCTTCGGTTTAGGTAGTTCTTTTAAGAGTATTCTATCAACGGGAGTAGGGGAGTTGGATATTGGTTCTTCACTACTGTTTTCAATTGATTACTGGACTTTTCCTCCTAATCTGTTTGTGTTAGATACTTACTACTTTGAGTTTTACACTATACCATTATTGGGAATAAGTTTTAGAACATTTTACAACCTTGATGTTTCATTAGTTCAAAAGGTTTTCATAGGACACTTTCTATCGGTGAATTCTTTTGGTTTTGACACTGAATTTGGTTTGAGGTTCTATCCAGTCTCTCTTTTCAGTGAAAATAAGGATATTTACAAATATTTTGTTTTGTATCCGTATTTCTCTTATGGCTATATAACTACGTTTCCGGAAGGTTCAAGGTATCGTAATGAGCATAATAACTTGGTTTTTGGTTTAACTGCTACATCGGAGCCTATTGATGGTCTTAAGGTTGCTTTTGGTTTTGATAATAATGGATGGTCGTTATCTATACTGTTAAATTTCTTTAGTTCACCTTTAGGAATAGGCAACATGAGTTATCAGGGAATGAGTTATGATATGCCACCTTCGTTCTATATCGTTCTCACCGAGAGGACTGTAAAGCAAGTTTTAGGTGTTACACCTGACAGAGAGGAAGTTGAAAAGGGTATAGTTCAGTTTGAGAGGGGTAATTACACAGAAGCAAACAGACACTTTGAGAAAGCCTTAAAATACAACCCTTCGAATGAAGTAGCACTCATCTACATCCAGAAACTCAAAATACGCCTTGAAAGCGATGATATGCTTACAGAGGAGCAGAGGGAGTATATAAAAACTCTACTAGCAAGAGCGAAAGTTCTTACTTCTCAAAACAAGTATGGTGAGGCACTAAGAGAGTATAGGAAGGTTATAGAGGTAAATCCTTATAACAAGGAAGCATTGGACGGAATAAAACAGATAGAGAGTGTCGTTCAAGAAGAAGTTAATAAGAATTATAGAGAGGCACTATCCTTATACTCAAGGAATGAACTTCTAGAAGCGCGAAAGGTTATAAACAGAAACTTTGACTTAAACCCATTCCACGATCCATCTGTAAGATTATCAAAGGAGATAGAAGATAGAATACAATCTGAAACTACTAAGAAACTTGAACTTGGGCAGAGAAGAACACTTTCATACTCTCTTTACTCTCAAGGTATGCAAGAGTTTTCTTCTTATAACTTCTCAAAAGCGTTGGAGTTATTCAACAAAGCACTGGAGGTTTATCCTGAAAACAAAGAGGCTGAAGAAGCAGTGAAAAATACACTCAGAGAGATAGAGGCATCTACTAGGATACAACAAAATAGGTCAAGGTCGGATTCACTTGTTTCAGAGGGAATAAGACTTAGAAACGAGAAGCGCTACTGGGATGCAATTGGTAAGTTTAGAGAAGCCATAAGGTTTTTCAGAGAGAATGAGAAAGCAAGGAACGAACTTAGTAGTACCATAGAAATCATAAAGGCAGATGCTAAAAATCTGGAGAAGGAAGGAGATGAACTTTTCGTTCAGAGTGAGTTTTCAAGAGCGTTTGATAAATGGTATAGTGCGGTAATGGTTTTAGGAGAACTTCCTGAGGCGATTAGTCTTAAACAGAAGATTGAGTCCAAAAGAGCAGAACTTAGGTCTAGTATTGATATAAAACTTGCTAATGCTAGAGAGTTTTTGAATAATGGAGATTTCACTAATGCTATTAAAACTCTTGATGCTGTTTTGAAGATAGAACCTACTAATAAACAAGCGAATGAGTTATATCCTCAGGCGAAAAGAATGTTTGATGAGTATGTTAGCAAGAGATATAACGAAGGATTGAGACTTTATAATAACAAAGATTATCAAAACTCCTTAAGTGTTTTTGAAGAACTTCTCTCTTTAATTCCTGAGAGTGATGCTAGGTATCCTAATATCAGAACCTACTATAATGAGTCAAAGAAGAAGGTTGATGAGATGAACGTTGCAAGAAGGGTTGAGGAAAAGATTAGAGAGTCTGATGCTTTACTTGTTAATTACGACTATGATGG includes these proteins:
- a CDS encoding tyrosine recombinase XerC, which produces MNEDNRKILLGFLNYLSYDRGLSENTVNSYRFDLTEFIKYLENEKIEITKVSPQDIQNYINLCAKRGVEATTTARYVSSIRTFFKYLVINEYIDENPSEFIERPKIARDIPLFLTEQEVEMVKNSILQNEPNDARKVRDITIVELLFSCGVRVSELVNLKLEDINLNNDYIIVRGKGNKQRLIPIGSIAKRYLIEYLLVRKKTLEKLSNDDGFVFISRLGKKISRVSVWKTIKKHVILSGLDSKVSVHTFRHTFATEMLKSGADLRSVQELLGHKSILATQIYTHITDENKFKAIFNLKTVKKINEKNEKDNKLF
- a CDS encoding tetratricopeptide repeat protein, with the protein product MIRVVCLVLLVFIFSVSSFAFNSFKYLDVITVGSEGFSQPTKIFNSYSSSLFTSPQWLGLNNEYSLGMFLNNFIGGPLFSFSGHFKILEQPLILGLSTLNSSSEVYTSSLENIGYFNQLFFLFGLGSSFKSILSTGVGELDIGSSLLFSIDYWTFPPNLFVLDTYYFEFYTIPLLGISFRTFYNLDVSLVQKVFIGHFLSVNSFGFDTEFGLRFYPVSLFSENKDIYKYFVLYPYFSYGYITTFPEGSRYRNEHNNLVFGLTATSEPIDGLKVAFGFDNNGWSLSILLNFFSSPLGIGNMSYQGMSYDMPPSFYIVLTERTVKQVLGVTPDREEVEKGIVQFERGNYTEANRHFEKALKYNPSNEVALIYIQKLKIRLESDDMLTEEQREYIKTLLARAKVLTSQNKYGEALREYRKVIEVNPYNKEALDGIKQIESVVQEEVNKNYREALSLYSRNELLEARKVINRNFDLNPFHDPSVRLSKEIEDRIQSETTKKLELGQRRTLSYSLYSQGMQEFSSYNFSKALELFNKALEVYPENKEAEEAVKNTLREIEASTRIQQNRSRSDSLVSEGIRLRNEKRYWDAIGKFREAIRFFRENEKARNELSSTIEIIKADAKNLEKEGDELFVQSEFSRAFDKWYSAVMVLGELPEAISLKQKIESKRAELRSSIDIKLANAREFLNNGDFTNAIKTLDAVLKIEPTNKQANELYPQAKRMFDEYVSKRYNEGLRLYNNKDYQNSLSVFEELLSLIPESDARYPNIRTYYNESKKKVDEMNVARRVEEKIRESDALLVNYDYDGAKKVLEDALKLDPNNEQLKRKLKEIDIKSKEIALRDEANKLLGFGLREVRRKNYVEGISKLKEARSKFLTLGDDVSLVDSYIKSAEEEYNLEKNQSFIEGKKAYERGDYLKAKELLEVALRNNPESSEIKFLLTEVNNKLRVVEKQMFERADNYYRSGDYDRALEDYNSLVKISPENDLYRFRIENIQKIKEDFNEANNLFRVGEYSEALDIVEELLGLNPSDPNLQRFRDTIMERLFARISSLRNEADELIKKEDYRKAISRLKTILKYSPNDSEVKSKLSFAEAKLSERVSRNFTSGRNAYNAGNYREAIRLLQVVLDDDPANVSARNLLNDARAKYNQVVVKDREKIQRDIASFISKGVEEYRKGNVNKAIEYWQRVLEIDPGNDQARKYIARAKLGR